The Deinococcus aquaedulcis genome segment GGTGGAGCGCACCACCGCCCGCGCGTGCTCGGACCACTGCTGGGTGCCTTTCAGGCCCACGGCCAGCAAGCCCACCACCTCGCCCTCCACCACCATCGGGTAAAGGGCCACGGTGCCGTAGGCCTCGGTGGCGGCCACCTGCTCACGGGTCGGGTCCCAGCCGTCCACGAACACCGGCCCGCGCGTGCGCGCGGCGTCCGCGAAGGTGGGGGCGTCCACCGGCACGCCGGCCGTGATGCTCTCGATGACGGCTGGTTCCAGGTCCTCGGTCCACACCTGCGCGCGCCACAGGTCGCCGTCCCGCTCGTAGTAGGCGGCGCTGCACTCGGCAAAGAAGCCGCGAAACACGCCCATCGCCTCGCGCGCCAGGGTATAGACCTCGGTGCTGGTGCCGGCGGCCTCGGTAAAGCGCACGAACGCTTCCAAGGCGGCAGCCTGCGCTTCCAGCTCGCGGGTGCGCGCCTCCACCCGCTCTTCCAGCAGGCGGTGGCTGTCTTGCAGCTGCTGGTAGAGCCGGGCATTGTCCATGCCCACCGCCGCCTGCGCCGCCAGGGCCAGCAGCAGTTCCTCGGCGCGCTCGGTAAAGACCCCGGTCTCGGCGTGCCCGAAAAACAGCCCGCCCATCACCTCGCCGGAGCGCGACACCACCGGCACCGCCAGATAACTGCGCACCGGCAGGTGCCCGGCGGGCATCCCGTGGTGGGGGGCGTTGTGGCCGTAGCGCGGGTCCTGCGTGATGTCATTAGAGCGCACCACCCCCTGGGCGCTGAAGGTGGGCGCAAAAATCTGGGTGTTGCGTGGCATGGGAAACTTCGAGAACGCCTCTCTGGGCACCCCGGACAGGGTGTAGAGCATGTAGCTTTCCTGGCCGTCGCCCACCACGTTGTAAAAAAAGGCCCCGAACTGTGCACCGCTCAGCTGCACACCCGCGTCGGTCACCGCCTGCACCATGCGCCCCAGGTCCAGTTCGGCGGCCACCATCTGCCCGCTGCGGTTGAGCTGCCGCAGCGCCTCGGCTTCGTCCTGCAGCCGGGCCTGGGCCCGCACGCGGCTGAGCGCCTGGGCACACTGCCCCACCAGCGCCTCGAAGAACGCGCGCTCGGGCGGCCGGAACCGCCGCGCCTCCCGGAAGCTCAGGGCCAGCACGCCCCACAGCTGGCCGTCAACCTGCAGGGGCAGCGCCGCCATGCTGCGGGTCTGCTCGGCCCGCACCCCCACCGAGCCGGGGTAGCGCGCATCAAAGGTGTCGCCCTCCACGTAGGTGGCCTGGCCGCTGCGCGCCACCTCGCAGGGGGGGATGTCCAGGGCCACAGGAAAACGGGTAAAGCGGGCGCGTAGTTCGGGCGAGTACCCGTTTTCGCCCACCAGTTCCAGGTGCTCGCCGTCGGCGGCAGGGCGCACCAGCGCCGCCATGTAGGCACCAGCCGCCGCCGCCGTTTCGCGCAGGGTGACCTGCACCACTTCCTCCAGGCTGTTCACCCGTGCCAGGGCCGCCGTGACTTCCTGCAGCGCGGCCGAGCGGTGCTGGGCACTCACGTCGCGCAGCTGCACGGCGAGGTGTTCCCCGTGTGGGGTGACCTGCACCCGCACCCAGCCGCCCAGCGAAGGGTTGAAGGCGTCGTATTCCACCCGGCGGCCTTCCTGGCGGGCGCGGCGACTCTCTTCGGGCCAGCGCGGGCTGAAGGCGTGGGCGAAATCGGTTTCCAGGGACAGGCCCAGCAGTTCCGTGCCGCCCCGCCCCACCAGCGCCCCTGCGGCGTCGTTGGCATACACGAAGTGGCCCTGGCCGTCCAGGACGAACAGGGCGTCGTCGCTGGCGGCCAGCAGGGTGGCCAGCGCGGCCAGCGGCAGGTCACTGGCCTGGGGGGTACCAGAGCGGGAGGAAGCGGCAGACTCAGGCAACAGAGCTTCAGTCTAGCAAGGGGCCCTGCTCCACGGCGTCTGCCCCTAGGGTCTGTCTGGCTGAATTTGGCAGGATAACGGCATGGGACGGACGGATTTGACGGAGCAGCAGTGGGCCATACTGTCGCCGCTGCTGCCGAAGAACCCGAAGCGGGGGCACGCCTAC includes the following:
- a CDS encoding GAF domain-containing protein: MPESAASSRSGTPQASDLPLAALATLLAASDDALFVLDGQGHFVYANDAAGALVGRGGTELLGLSLETDFAHAFSPRWPEESRRARQEGRRVEYDAFNPSLGGWVRVQVTPHGEHLAVQLRDVSAQHRSAALQEVTAALARVNSLEEVVQVTLRETAAAAGAYMAALVRPAADGEHLELVGENGYSPELRARFTRFPVALDIPPCEVARSGQATYVEGDTFDARYPGSVGVRAEQTRSMAALPLQVDGQLWGVLALSFREARRFRPPERAFFEALVGQCAQALSRVRAQARLQDEAEALRQLNRSGQMVAAELDLGRMVQAVTDAGVQLSGAQFGAFFYNVVGDGQESYMLYTLSGVPREAFSKFPMPRNTQIFAPTFSAQGVVRSNDITQDPRYGHNAPHHGMPAGHLPVRSYLAVPVVSRSGEVMGGLFFGHAETGVFTERAEELLLALAAQAAVGMDNARLYQQLQDSHRLLEERVEARTRELEAQAAALEAFVRFTEAAGTSTEVYTLAREAMGVFRGFFAECSAAYYERDGDLWRAQVWTEDLEPAVIESITAGVPVDAPTFADAARTRGPVFVDGWDPTREQVAATEAYGTVALYPMVVEGEVVGLLAVGLKGTQQWSEHARAVVRSTGRSLNLSLERAAVSLQLQKQRDALQARTQALEAFEGLTRNLTLEADPYSLITRAQQIMLSLLPEGYSIYWECEGDRWQAKTQLGDLRNAELQRQVDDGFPYETTRTVRLPFETGEPLYQDEYDRTNDNLDSTVAHISATASLPVTVGGRVQGVIVVGLFGARHWTATDRAVLATVMRSVGLTLEGAEHARTLQERTRELERSNADLERFAYVASHDLQEPLRTIASFAELIERRYGGALDDRGRQYLNFVTRGAERMKVLIDDLLVFSRLNVIREPLAPLDLNGPLQDALDSLHGALERSGARVTSAPLPEVLGVRSELAQLFQNLLGNAIKFRREGVTPHIEVQARPAEEGGWQIEVRDNGIGFEAHYAERIFEMFQRLHGRDRFEGTGMGLAIVRKILDHHGGRVWATSVPGQGSTFTFTLQAVGEGPQAPRPGA